GATCTTCTTCTTTATATTCAACTCCTTTCAAATATTTAATTAGGGCTAGAACTCCCCTAACACGTTCTATGTGAATCTGAAGCAACCTCTTTCTATCCCTTTCAGGGATAGATCTGTAGTCCTCTATGAATACTCGGGCTGCGGGCTCGTAGTACTTCTCTTGGATGCCGTGCTCCTCTATCTCTGTTCTCTGTATCCTTATCAGTCCGAGGTTTGAGAGGAGGTTGAGGTGATAGGCTATGGCGGAGGGGCTTGCGTCCAGCTCCTCGGCCAGCTGGCTCTGGGTGAGGGGCTTCTCCACGAGCTTCCTTAGGA
This Candidatus Bathyarchaeota archaeon DNA region includes the following protein-coding sequences:
- a CDS encoding helix-turn-helix domain-containing protein is translated as MLKAQAVKVLNNPKQIKALADPLRREILRKLVEKPLTQSQLAEELDASPSAIAYHLNLLSNLGLIRIQRTEIEEHGIQEKYYEPAARVFIEDYRSIPERDRKRLLQIHIERVRGVLALIKYLKGVEYKEEDLYSRMKIEKIAEKIAENLTDIGYMYEKEDVKLDRESLIIELYSKALEYTVNQKDEEELRGLI